A single Microbacterium protaetiae DNA region contains:
- a CDS encoding ATP-dependent DNA helicase RecG, translating to MSEFTLRSRLDAALGGRTAGVFERAFGMRTVGDLLSHYPRRYARRGELTPIDSLVVGEQVTIVAEVVRAIERPMRQRRGNILEVVITDGRGEMSLTFFNQKWRAEKLRRGAQGIFSGKVGEYKHGKQLAHPDYELFDDVEVARMSAEAHANEPIPIYRATSTLSSWTIQKSVAYALAGLGDIDDPLPDDLRQRHGLLGAREALTRIHRPDFEDQVPAAVRTLRMHEALVLQTALLQQRQFVRALSATSRPAGELLEQFDAALPFARTPDQISVGDRIAADLVGDWPMNRLVQGEVGSGKTLVALRAMLQVAQSGGQSALIAPTEVLAGQHLRSITRMLGPRLAPQLMPTLLTGQLTAAERRRAALRVASGQALIVVGTHALLSDSTTFADLGLVVVDEQHRFGVDQREALRAKGSSPHALVLTATPIPRTVAMTVFGDLDVSTIRTMPAGRAGVQTFVAPVAERPGWFARVWERVAEEVAAGHQAFVVCPAIDAEASAAKGIDDPTALIDDESSSRMRWGVVQAAHLLQEHPSFTSIRVATLHGRMPGDEKDAIMRAFADGELDVLVATTVIEVGVDVPNATAMVILEADRFGVSQLHQLRGRVGRGSAAGVCLLVTEAEPASPARERVDAVAATADGFELAEEDLRLRGEGDVLGDAQSGVRSSLRLLRVVKDADVIALARQEGEAILDDDPALIRHPGLAAAIERRLDSAERAALAKN from the coding sequence ATGTCGGAGTTCACGCTGAGGTCGCGGCTCGACGCGGCGCTGGGCGGGCGCACGGCCGGCGTGTTCGAGCGTGCCTTCGGCATGCGCACGGTGGGCGACCTGCTCTCGCACTACCCCCGTCGCTACGCACGCCGCGGTGAGCTCACACCCATCGACTCGCTCGTCGTCGGCGAGCAGGTGACCATCGTCGCCGAGGTGGTGCGGGCGATCGAGCGGCCGATGCGCCAGCGACGCGGCAACATCCTCGAGGTGGTCATCACCGACGGGCGCGGCGAGATGAGCCTGACGTTCTTCAACCAGAAGTGGCGCGCCGAAAAGCTGCGGCGCGGCGCTCAGGGCATCTTCTCGGGCAAGGTGGGCGAATACAAGCACGGAAAGCAGCTCGCCCACCCCGACTATGAGCTTTTCGACGACGTTGAGGTCGCGCGGATGAGTGCCGAGGCCCACGCCAACGAGCCCATCCCGATCTACCGGGCCACCTCGACGCTGTCCAGCTGGACGATCCAGAAGTCGGTGGCGTACGCGCTGGCCGGACTCGGCGACATCGACGACCCGCTTCCCGACGACCTGCGGCAGCGCCACGGGCTGCTGGGGGCGCGAGAGGCGCTCACGCGCATCCATCGCCCCGACTTCGAAGACCAGGTACCCGCAGCGGTGCGCACGCTGCGCATGCATGAAGCCCTGGTGCTACAGACAGCGCTGCTGCAGCAGCGCCAGTTCGTGCGGGCGCTGTCGGCGACGTCCCGCCCGGCCGGTGAGCTGCTCGAGCAGTTCGACGCCGCGCTGCCGTTCGCTCGTACTCCCGACCAGATCTCCGTCGGCGACCGCATCGCGGCCGACCTGGTCGGTGACTGGCCGATGAACCGCCTGGTGCAGGGCGAAGTGGGCTCGGGCAAGACCCTCGTGGCGCTGCGGGCCATGTTGCAAGTGGCACAGTCGGGCGGCCAGTCGGCGCTCATCGCGCCCACTGAGGTGCTCGCCGGTCAGCACCTGCGATCGATCACGCGGATGCTGGGGCCTCGGCTGGCTCCGCAGCTGATGCCGACGCTGCTGACCGGGCAGCTGACTGCGGCCGAGCGGCGTCGCGCTGCGCTCCGGGTGGCATCGGGGCAGGCGCTGATCGTCGTGGGCACGCATGCGCTGCTCAGCGACAGCACGACCTTCGCCGACCTGGGGCTGGTGGTCGTCGACGAGCAGCACCGCTTCGGCGTCGATCAGCGCGAAGCGCTGCGGGCGAAGGGGTCGAGCCCGCACGCGCTGGTGCTGACGGCCACGCCGATTCCGCGCACCGTCGCCATGACGGTGTTCGGCGACCTTGACGTGTCCACCATCCGCACGATGCCGGCCGGGCGCGCCGGGGTGCAGACGTTCGTGGCGCCCGTTGCCGAAAGGCCGGGCTGGTTCGCCCGGGTCTGGGAGCGCGTGGCCGAAGAAGTTGCGGCCGGTCATCAGGCGTTCGTGGTGTGCCCGGCGATCGATGCCGAAGCGAGCGCAGCCAAAGGCATCGACGATCCGACCGCCCTCATCGACGACGAGTCCTCGTCACGGATGCGCTGGGGGGTCGTGCAGGCGGCGCACCTTCTGCAGGAGCATCCCTCGTTCACGTCGATCCGGGTGGCGACGCTGCACGGCCGGATGCCGGGAGACGAGAAAGACGCGATCATGCGGGCGTTCGCCGACGGTGAGCTCGACGTGCTCGTGGCTACGACGGTCATCGAGGTGGGCGTAGACGTTCCCAACGCGACGGCGATGGTCATTCTGGAAGCCGACCGGTTCGGCGTCTCGCAGCTGCACCAGCTGCGTGGCCGGGTCGGACGGGGGAGTGCAGCCGGCGTGTGCCTGTTGGTCACCGAGGCCGAACCCGCCTCGCCGGCCCGGGAACGGGTCGACGCCGTTGCGGCCACCGCCGATGGGTTCGAGCTCGCCGAAGAAGACCTGCGCCTGCGCGGCGAAGGCGATGTGCTCGGCGATGCGCAGTCCGGGGTGCGCAGCTCGCTGCGGCTGCTGCGGGTGGTCAAAGACGCCGACGTGATTGCGCTCGCCCGGCAAGAGGGCGAGGCGATCCTCGATGACGATCCCGCGCTGATCCGTCATCCGGGCCTCGCTGCGGCGATCGAGCGGCGACTGGACAGCGCAGAGCGGGCAGCGCTGGCGAAGAACTGA
- the coaD gene encoding pantetheine-phosphate adenylyltransferase produces MSNRIAVVPGSFDPPTLGHLDVIKRAAGLYDTIHVLVVHNPDKQAMLPIAQRLSLLEQSIAEAGIGGEIVVASWSMGLLVDYATDVNAGVLVKGIRSQVDVAYETPMAIVNRHLADIETVFLLPDPAHALVSSSLVRQVASLGGDVSPYVPGPVARFLDTGARGI; encoded by the coding sequence GTGAGCAACCGGATCGCCGTCGTCCCGGGGTCGTTCGACCCTCCCACCCTCGGTCATTTGGATGTCATCAAGCGAGCGGCCGGGCTCTATGACACCATCCACGTGCTGGTCGTGCACAATCCCGACAAGCAAGCGATGCTTCCGATAGCCCAGCGCCTTTCGCTGCTGGAGCAGTCCATCGCCGAAGCGGGGATCGGTGGCGAGATCGTCGTCGCGTCGTGGAGCATGGGACTGCTGGTCGACTACGCGACCGATGTGAACGCGGGCGTGCTCGTCAAGGGCATCCGGTCGCAGGTCGATGTCGCCTACGAGACGCCGATGGCGATAGTGAACCGTCACCTTGCCGACATCGAGACGGTCTTTCTTCTCCCCGACCCCGCGCACGCGCTCGTGTCCAGCTCGCTGGTGCGCCAGGTCGCCAGTCTCGGCGGCGATGTGTCCCCGTATGTCCCGGGGCCCGTCGCGCGGTTCCTCGACACCGGCGCACGCGGCATCTGA
- a CDS encoding YceD family protein, giving the protein MRETERDIPISESWGEGLVSFAAGENVHLEVRLESVHEGILASGIAEARYTGECGRCLTAIEAPVEVEFQELFAYPGDEANDFEVQDDHVDLENLVRDALVLSLPFQPVCRPDCPGLDPVTGERLADVPNGEPQQSTDPRWDALAQFTSEPAEGAEDAPGSQT; this is encoded by the coding sequence ATGCGCGAAACGGAGCGCGACATCCCCATTTCCGAGAGCTGGGGCGAGGGTCTGGTGTCATTCGCCGCCGGCGAGAACGTGCACCTCGAGGTGCGTCTGGAGTCGGTGCACGAGGGCATCCTGGCATCGGGGATCGCCGAGGCGCGCTACACCGGCGAGTGCGGTCGGTGCCTCACGGCGATCGAAGCGCCCGTCGAAGTCGAGTTCCAGGAGCTTTTCGCGTATCCTGGAGACGAAGCGAACGACTTCGAAGTTCAAGACGACCACGTGGATCTTGAAAATCTGGTCAGGGACGCCCTTGTCCTCTCGCTTCCATTTCAGCCGGTGTGCCGGCCGGACTGCCCGGGGCTCGACCCCGTTACGGGCGAGCGTCTGGCCGACGTGCCGAACGGAGAACCTCAACAGAGCACCGACCCACGGTGGGACGCTCTGGCACAGTTCACGTCCGAACCGGCAGAGGGCGCCGAAGACGCGCCCGGATCACAGACGTAG
- the rpmF gene encoding 50S ribosomal protein L32, with translation MAGNPPKRKVSRSNTRSRRAQWKAEAPALVKTVENGKVVYSRPHQAKVVTDSQGTELFLEYKGRKVADI, from the coding sequence ATGGCAGGTAACCCCCCGAAGCGGAAGGTCTCCCGCTCCAACACCCGTTCGCGTCGGGCGCAGTGGAAGGCCGAGGCTCCCGCGCTCGTCAAGACCGTTGAGAACGGCAAGGTCGTCTACAGCCGTCCGCACCAGGCCAAGGTCGTGACCGACTCGCAGGGCACTGAGCTGTTCCTCGAGTACAAGGGCCGCAAGGTCGCTGACATCTGA
- the rnc gene encoding ribonuclease III gives MTQAAGTTSQLTDKLGVEIDPELLSLALTHRSYAYENGHLPHNERLEFLGDSVLGQAVTVLLFTRHPELDEGALAKRRASVVSTVALAEVARGIGLGDHLRLGRGEDQTGGRDKDSILADTMEAVIGATYLSAGQDAAADLVRRLVEPLLADPDRYGAAVDPKTSLQELAARLGMTPPVYTVHATGPDHDRLFTATVTVGESSATGTGTSKKHSEMAAALQLWHTLSERR, from the coding sequence ATGACGCAAGCGGCGGGCACCACGTCCCAGCTGACCGACAAGCTCGGGGTCGAGATCGACCCCGAGCTTCTGTCGCTCGCGCTCACTCACCGCTCCTACGCGTACGAGAACGGGCATCTGCCGCACAACGAGCGCCTCGAGTTCCTCGGCGACTCGGTGCTCGGTCAAGCCGTGACGGTGCTGCTGTTCACGCGGCATCCCGAACTCGACGAGGGCGCGCTCGCCAAGCGGCGTGCCAGCGTCGTGTCCACCGTGGCCCTCGCCGAAGTGGCGCGGGGCATCGGCCTGGGCGATCATCTGCGCCTCGGGCGGGGTGAAGACCAGACCGGTGGCCGCGACAAAGACTCCATCCTGGCCGACACGATGGAGGCTGTCATCGGGGCGACGTACTTGTCGGCGGGGCAGGATGCCGCGGCTGACCTGGTGCGCCGGCTCGTCGAGCCGTTGCTGGCCGATCCCGACCGCTACGGCGCCGCTGTCGACCCGAAGACGAGTCTGCAGGAGCTTGCCGCTCGGCTCGGGATGACCCCGCCCGTGTACACCGTGCACGCCACCGGGCCCGACCATGACCGGCTTTTCACCGCCACCGTCACGGTCGGAGAGAGCTCGGCCACCGGTACCGGTACCAGCAAGAAGCACTCTGAGATGGCCGCGGCACTGCAGCTGTGGCACACCCTCTCTGAGCGGCGCTGA
- the mutM gene encoding bifunctional DNA-formamidopyrimidine glycosylase/DNA-(apurinic or apyrimidinic site) lyase, with protein MPELPEVEVVRRGLAPAVSGAHVVAVTVHDERSLTRHAGGGPDFEERLTGADLRGAVRRGKFLWMPLVGSSQAVVGHLGMSGQILLRESGAPRERFERIRIDLAHRVHGELAMVFADQRTFGSLALDTLVPTPDGAAGGCGDNAPVVPTQVAHIARDVLDPAFDDRAFRALLARKDSAIKRVLLDQTVASGIGNIYADEALWAARIHPETSASSLPTRAVNRLLAQVRLVLERALAEGGTSFDAQYVNVNGQAGYFAHSLNVYGREGQPCPRCGAPVQRTAFMNRSSHFCRVCQRRR; from the coding sequence GTGCCCGAACTTCCCGAGGTGGAGGTCGTACGCCGCGGGCTGGCACCGGCGGTCTCCGGTGCGCACGTTGTAGCTGTCACGGTGCACGATGAGCGATCGCTCACCCGGCACGCCGGGGGAGGGCCCGATTTCGAAGAACGCCTCACTGGCGCCGACCTGCGGGGCGCCGTGCGTCGTGGCAAGTTCTTGTGGATGCCGCTGGTCGGGTCATCGCAGGCGGTGGTCGGGCATCTCGGCATGAGCGGTCAGATTCTGCTGCGCGAATCGGGTGCGCCGCGGGAGCGATTCGAGCGCATCCGGATCGACCTTGCACATCGGGTGCATGGTGAGCTGGCGATGGTCTTCGCCGATCAGCGGACGTTCGGCTCCCTCGCCCTCGACACGCTGGTGCCCACCCCCGACGGTGCTGCCGGAGGGTGTGGCGACAACGCCCCCGTCGTTCCGACGCAGGTCGCGCACATCGCCCGCGACGTTCTCGATCCGGCCTTCGACGACCGTGCGTTCCGTGCTCTGCTGGCACGGAAGGACTCGGCGATCAAGCGTGTGCTGCTGGATCAGACCGTCGCCAGTGGCATCGGCAACATCTATGCCGACGAAGCACTGTGGGCCGCCCGCATCCACCCTGAAACGTCAGCGAGCTCGTTGCCGACCCGCGCCGTGAACCGTTTGCTCGCACAGGTTCGCCTCGTGCTCGAGCGGGCCCTCGCCGAAGGCGGAACGAGCTTCGACGCGCAATACGTCAACGTCAACGGGCAGGCGGGGTACTTCGCACATTCGCTCAATGTCTATGGGCGTGAAGGACAGCCGTGCCCGCGGTGCGGAGCGCCCGTGCAGCGCACTGCATTCATGAACCGCTCATCGCACTTCTGTCGCGTCTGCCAGCGCAGGCGCTGA
- a CDS encoding dihydrofolate reductase family protein, which yields MSLVRVHNFSVSLDGFGVGDGQRLEAPFGHAGQRLVGWAVPTRTFTAMGLHGAHEGSTGIDDVFASRWNTGIGVEIMGRNKFAPQPGPWPDEQWQGWWGQNPPFHTPVVVLTHHPRPPLELEGGTTFHFLDAAPADALARARELAGDLDVRIGGGTTTIREFLQADLIDLMHIAVVPILLGRGERLWDGVEGLEQRFGIEAVTSPSGVIHLTFSRRR from the coding sequence ATGTCACTTGTCCGAGTCCACAACTTCTCTGTCTCGCTCGACGGCTTCGGCGTCGGCGACGGCCAGCGACTGGAGGCGCCGTTCGGCCATGCCGGGCAACGGCTCGTCGGCTGGGCTGTGCCGACCCGCACCTTCACCGCGATGGGCCTGCACGGCGCTCATGAGGGATCCACCGGCATCGATGACGTCTTCGCGAGCCGATGGAACACCGGTATCGGGGTCGAGATCATGGGGCGTAACAAGTTCGCACCCCAGCCTGGACCGTGGCCCGATGAGCAGTGGCAGGGTTGGTGGGGCCAGAACCCGCCGTTCCACACTCCCGTGGTCGTGCTCACGCACCACCCTCGGCCACCGCTGGAGCTGGAGGGCGGCACGACGTTCCACTTCCTTGACGCTGCACCCGCCGATGCGCTCGCGCGCGCTCGGGAACTGGCCGGCGATCTCGATGTCCGCATCGGTGGCGGCACCACGACCATCCGCGAGTTCCTGCAGGCGGATCTCATCGATCTGATGCACATCGCGGTGGTTCCGATCCTGCTTGGACGGGGCGAACGGCTCTGGGACGGAGTGGAGGGACTCGAGCAACGATTCGGCATCGAAGCCGTGACGTCACCGAGCGGTGTCATCCACCTGACCTTCTCGCGCCGCCGATAG
- a CDS encoding DEAD/DEAH box helicase: MAHRRADSTELDLRRHLPRWAARMLGIPGSNSLGQVRLDEPLLAQVVDAVQRGLGYAPFDEQLRAASALHSGYAVEMDTGEGKTLAGAMAAAMLALEGRHVHVLSANDYLARRDAEWMSAMFDRLGQRVSWIQQSTSPEERRSAYRADVVYVSFSELGYDFLRDQHVEEMTDRVGPRFDVGIVDEADAVMIDEGMTPLVLAGSDEAAVESLVDATALIAPLQQDVHFEVDADRATVSLTDAGIDLIENRAGGVNLFDAEHIGLLTRVNLALHARELVQRDVDYLVADDGIRLINPARGRVAQLQRWPDGLQAAVEAKEALAVTPPGIILDQITVQDLLRRYQLLAGMSGTILAVADELQEFYNLPSGRIGRHRPNRRLDLPRRVYATGPDKHAAITDEIARRHAAGQPVLIGTQSVSESEALAAQLPAALGVRVLNARNDAEEAMIIARAGEYGAVTISTQMSGRGTDIRLGGADEHDRERVVACGGLAVIGTTPYPSTRLDLQLRGRAGRQGDPGTTLSFAAFDDELVQTNATEGMRRRMARGRVEEKARERLVRQAQTIAESVRLDRHRSTWQYTRALSRQRAKVLRVRDEALAEPNRTRRLVTLFCLDEQWQGHLARLAEIRDGIHLRRLAGQNPVDEFHRIALREFASFFTSVDTAVRERLQRVGDGSDPLAELGLRRPSATWTYMLRDDPLGDAAGRAAAEIHRRIRGVWDRA, translated from the coding sequence GTGGCGCATCGACGAGCAGATTCCACCGAACTGGACCTTCGTCGCCACCTGCCGCGGTGGGCGGCTCGCATGCTGGGAATCCCCGGCTCGAATTCGTTGGGTCAGGTTCGCCTCGATGAACCTCTGCTGGCCCAGGTCGTCGACGCTGTGCAACGAGGCCTGGGCTACGCGCCCTTCGACGAGCAGCTCCGTGCAGCATCCGCTCTGCACAGCGGGTACGCCGTGGAGATGGATACCGGTGAGGGCAAGACCCTCGCGGGTGCGATGGCTGCCGCAATGCTCGCTCTCGAAGGCCGACACGTGCACGTTCTCTCGGCCAACGACTACCTGGCGCGGCGCGACGCCGAGTGGATGTCCGCGATGTTCGATCGGCTCGGCCAACGGGTCTCCTGGATCCAACAGTCGACCAGCCCCGAAGAGCGGCGCAGCGCCTATCGTGCCGATGTCGTGTACGTCTCGTTCTCGGAACTCGGCTATGACTTCCTTCGTGATCAACACGTTGAGGAGATGACCGACCGTGTCGGTCCGCGGTTCGACGTCGGCATCGTCGATGAGGCGGATGCCGTGATGATCGACGAGGGCATGACACCGCTGGTATTAGCCGGTTCCGACGAAGCCGCAGTCGAGTCGCTGGTCGACGCGACCGCACTCATCGCCCCGCTGCAACAGGATGTCCACTTCGAGGTCGACGCCGACCGTGCCACAGTGTCACTCACCGACGCGGGTATCGACCTCATCGAGAACCGCGCCGGTGGAGTGAATCTCTTTGACGCCGAGCACATCGGGCTGCTGACCCGGGTCAATCTCGCCCTGCACGCTCGGGAGCTCGTGCAGCGCGATGTCGACTACCTCGTCGCCGATGACGGAATCCGCTTGATCAACCCTGCACGTGGGCGCGTCGCGCAGTTGCAACGCTGGCCCGACGGATTGCAGGCCGCTGTCGAAGCGAAGGAAGCTCTTGCGGTGACGCCGCCCGGGATCATCCTCGATCAGATCACCGTTCAGGATCTTCTGCGGCGTTATCAGCTTCTCGCAGGGATGAGCGGGACGATCCTTGCGGTCGCCGACGAACTGCAGGAGTTCTACAACCTCCCCTCCGGACGCATCGGCCGGCACCGGCCGAATCGCCGCCTCGATCTGCCCCGCCGCGTGTACGCGACCGGGCCGGACAAGCACGCAGCGATCACGGACGAGATCGCGCGTCGACATGCTGCGGGTCAGCCCGTGCTCATCGGAACTCAGAGCGTTTCGGAGTCCGAGGCGCTCGCCGCACAGTTGCCCGCCGCGCTGGGCGTACGCGTGCTCAATGCACGCAATGACGCCGAAGAGGCCATGATCATCGCGCGGGCGGGCGAGTACGGGGCTGTGACCATCTCGACCCAAATGTCCGGACGCGGCACCGATATCCGACTCGGCGGGGCGGATGAACACGATCGCGAACGCGTCGTCGCGTGTGGTGGCCTGGCGGTCATCGGCACCACGCCGTATCCGTCGACCCGCCTGGATCTGCAGCTGCGCGGCCGCGCCGGCAGGCAGGGCGACCCCGGGACGACTCTGTCGTTCGCAGCGTTCGACGATGAACTCGTGCAGACGAACGCGACCGAAGGGATGCGCCGCCGCATGGCACGCGGGCGCGTCGAAGAGAAAGCCCGGGAGCGTCTTGTACGGCAGGCTCAGACCATCGCGGAGTCTGTCCGGCTGGATCGGCACCGCAGCACCTGGCAATACACCCGCGCATTGAGCAGACAGCGCGCGAAGGTGCTGCGCGTGCGCGACGAGGCTCTGGCCGAGCCGAACCGCACGCGACGACTCGTGACTCTCTTCTGTCTCGATGAACAGTGGCAGGGACATCTCGCGCGGCTCGCCGAGATTCGCGACGGCATCCACCTTCGCAGACTCGCAGGCCAGAACCCGGTCGACGAATTCCACCGCATAGCGCTGCGCGAGTTCGCTTCGTTCTTCACGTCGGTGGATACCGCCGTGCGCGAGCGCCTGCAGCGTGTGGGCGATGGTTCAGATCCGCTCGCCGAACTCGGACTGCGACGGCCCTCGGCCACCTGGACGTACATGCTTCGAGACGATCCGCTCGGGGATGCCGCAGGCCGAGCTGCCGCCGAGATCCATCGTCGCATCCGCGGCGTATGGGATCGGGCCTGA
- a CDS encoding GNAT family N-acetyltransferase yields the protein MPDTTDITAPYASELPDGVELRRLVIPQSLDAADAADFVAMVRARNEIYREINGNDDESNTPAEILPRYQDEIYERNLLWIVLREGEVVGRAILTLPREDGSRVAFLNVELVRSAWGRGIGTAAAELLEKTARDEGRTVLQAWAVHDEDATAERLGAPTGFGTIALDHTARFLRAHGYSLEQIERKSALPLTDASYARVDELIAEARRASEGYRIVQWTVPTPADVIDAYAWMKSRMVTDAPAAGIEFDEEVWDAARVADHERPYLESERTLHVTAARHIASGELVAFNELVIGADRTEPTHQEDTLVLAEHRGHRLGMLVKCAALHDWRTFAPQSPRVITYNAEENRPMLDINEAIGFVPVAYNGAWKKTVR from the coding sequence ATGCCAGACACGACCGACATCACTGCACCGTACGCGTCAGAGCTCCCCGACGGAGTCGAGCTGCGTCGGCTGGTCATCCCGCAATCGCTGGATGCCGCCGACGCGGCCGACTTCGTCGCCATGGTCCGGGCGCGCAATGAGATCTACCGCGAGATCAACGGCAACGACGACGAGAGCAATACCCCCGCAGAGATCCTGCCGCGCTATCAGGACGAGATCTACGAGCGCAATCTCCTGTGGATCGTCCTGCGCGAGGGTGAGGTCGTCGGGCGCGCGATCCTGACCCTCCCCCGCGAAGACGGGTCACGCGTGGCGTTCCTGAACGTCGAGCTTGTGCGCAGCGCGTGGGGCCGCGGCATCGGGACCGCCGCCGCAGAGCTTCTCGAGAAGACGGCGCGCGACGAGGGCCGCACCGTGCTGCAGGCCTGGGCGGTGCACGACGAAGACGCCACCGCTGAGCGGTTGGGCGCTCCGACCGGCTTCGGAACTATCGCGCTCGACCACACCGCCCGATTCTTGCGGGCACACGGGTACTCCCTCGAACAGATCGAGCGCAAGAGCGCCCTTCCTCTCACCGATGCGAGCTACGCGCGGGTCGATGAGCTCATCGCTGAGGCGCGCCGGGCATCCGAGGGTTACCGCATCGTGCAATGGACCGTGCCGACGCCGGCTGACGTCATTGACGCGTATGCCTGGATGAAGTCCCGCATGGTGACCGACGCCCCTGCGGCGGGCATCGAGTTCGACGAGGAGGTGTGGGATGCCGCGCGGGTGGCCGACCACGAGCGCCCCTACCTGGAGTCGGAGCGCACCCTGCATGTCACCGCCGCGCGGCACATCGCGTCTGGCGAGCTGGTGGCCTTCAATGAGCTCGTGATCGGCGCGGACCGCACAGAGCCCACCCATCAGGAAGACACCCTGGTGCTCGCCGAGCACCGCGGCCACCGGCTCGGGATGCTGGTCAAGTGCGCCGCACTGCACGACTGGCGCACGTTCGCCCCGCAGTCACCCCGCGTGATCACCTACAACGCCGAGGAGAACCGCCCCATGCTCGACATCAACGAAGCCATCGGCTTCGTTCCGGTTGCCTACAACGGTGCGTGGAAGAAGACCGTACGCTGA